The following nucleotide sequence is from Drosophila takahashii strain IR98-3 E-12201 chromosome 3L, DtakHiC1v2, whole genome shotgun sequence.
tatttataccgAAGACGAGTTGCACAGACGGTTTCCAAGAGAAGATGAGctgtttaggaaatatgggCAATATCGCCGTAGATACCAGAGAACCAGTATACTTGCTTATCATAAAGGGTGGCATTGTAAACCCGTATTTCGGAATCCGTACAATGAGGAACTGGTGCCCCCGACTTCAGTGCGCGGAATGAAAGAGCTCCAAAGAGAACAATTTCGCCGGAGCATCCACATCCCCCGCTTATTGGTGCCCCAGTCCAAAATGAGACCTGTGATGGAGCTGCTCAAGAAGTTTCTGCTCAACATGGAGCGACTGAATCCTGTCCGAGTTCTCGGCGAGCAACGGGAGGTCCTACTGCATCCAACGAAGGCTGCCTGTTGGGATTCCCTGCACGTGGTTAATCTGAAACAGCAACGGATCACCCCCAACGACTTCTACTTTGCTGAACTTGAATTGAGCTATGAAAACTGGAGTGCCATCGAGATCCTGAAGAGCGTGCTGCCGATGGAGGGCAAGGATCGCATCTTCTATAGGAGAGTCGGGCAAATTCTGCATGTACATCTCAAGGATCATCTGCTGCCCTACAAAAACCTCATTGGCCAGGTGCTCCTGGACAAGATTCGCGACTGCCGCACGGTTGTCAATAGGATATATGCCACAGACAATCATGAAGGCGATTTCGAAGTGGAGTTCCTCTGCGGGTCACCAGAATGTGAAATAGAAATCAAACAGTACGGTTTTTCCTTCAAGTTTGACTTCTCCAAGGTGCCAAAGAGTTTCTGTTCCTGGGAAGAGCATGGAAATATTGTCAAGATGCTAAAATTAGGAGATGTTCTTTACGAGGTGTCTGCTGGCATGGGTCAGTGTAGTGTTCCTGCTGCCAGAAAAGGTTGCCTTGTCCTGTCCAATGAATCCAATCCCGAGATCTTCCGCTGGCTGCAGCATAATGCCAAGAAAAATAACTGCCCTCCCAGATTGAGAATGTTTAACAAGGACGCCAGGCAGTTTATACTTGAAGATTTGCGGGAGAATTTGTTTAAGCTTCTGCTGGCCACAAATACCACTACATATGGAATCCATATAGTAATGAATTTACCAGATATGGCAGTGGATTTACTGGATGCATTTCGCGGGCTCTACAAAGCTGACGAACTGACTGACTTACCCAAAAACGTATCCTATCCCACAGTTCACATTTACTGCCTTATCGAAGCAAATAGGACTCTAGAAAAAGCCAAGCAACTGGTAGAGGAACATTTCGGAGAAATTCTAAATGACTGTCTGCTCCAGAATGTGATTTATATTGGAAATATATCCCAGTCCCGGGACCTGTACCGAGTTTCCATTAAGCTTTCCCTTAACTCACTCACCACCAGAGAAATTGGAGTCCCAAGGAAGCGTTgtgcggaggaggagcaggtggtCGCAATTAAACGAATTATTTGAGTCTTTATATAAACACCTCTTTCAGGAAAAACTTATCCAAAGATTAACCGCtaaagaaaaatgtaatattttttaactctagaatctctttttaaaatgtacattgcaaaatgtacaataaatgtatttaatggttttaaaatatatttaattttaaatacaaaatattttaaaaataattatttttgaaacaGTTCTtgatttggtatatttttttaagatctagtatttttgtaacggacatcgatgttttgaagCAAGTTATCGATATTTCTCCGACTCTggttttttgcgtttgtttggctttttcacCTGAATCTTAGCCTTATCCGGAATATTAGAGGTACATTCAAAGGTTAATTGATATTCAGGGGGATCTGCGAAGGCTCAAGGAACACCTGCACCTCTCCACACCATCGGCACCTCTGTTACCTTCCCcgaaaacagcaaaaaacccCAAGAATCTAGGTCGCACGTGTTTGGATGTTTATGGTGGGCAAATTGAAGGTCCCGGGTTTAACGATTATAACGAATCGTTTACGTCACTACTTTCGAAACATGGACGCCCAGGAACTGCAGCCGCCCAGTGCGGTGCGTGGAATGCAGGAGCTGCAGAGGGAGCAGTTCCGGAAGAGCGTCCAGGTGCCCAGATTACGGGTGCCCGAGTCTCAAGTACAGCGAGTGATGCCGCTGGTCAAGAAGTTCCTGCTCAAAATGGAGCACCTGCATCCGGTCCGGGCTGTGGATCACAACCGGGAGATCCTGCTGCATCCAGTGGCTATTAAGGATTGGGAATCCCTGCCTATAGAGGATCTGGAGAAGCAGCAAGTCACCGCAGAGAACTTCTGCCTCGCCGAACTCGAGTTAAGCTACGAAAACTGGAGTGCCAATGAGATCCTCAAGAGCGTGCTGCCCGCGGAGGAGGAGGGCTTGACCTCCTACTCCCGCATCGGTCACATTGCCCACTTGAATCTGCGGGATCACCTGCTGCCCTACAAGCAGCTTATCGGCCAGGTGCTCCAAGACAAGCTGCCCAATTGCCGCACGGTGGTCAACAAGGCCTCGTCCATAGACAACACCTACCGCAACTTTCAGCTGGAGCTGATCTGCGGCGAGGCGGAGTACCAGGTGGAGACCAAGGAGAACGGCGTGCCCTTCGAGTTTGACTTCTCCAAGGTGTACTGGAATCCACGCCTCTCCACGGAGCACGAAAGGATTGTAAAGATCTTGAAGTCAGGAGATGTGCTCTATGACGTCTTTGCTGGCGTGGGTCCGTTCAGTGTTCCTGCTGCCAAGAAGCGCTGCCATGTCCTCGCTAATGATCTGAATCCCGAGAGCTTCCGCTGGCTGCAGCACAATGCCAAGAGAAACAAGTGTTTAGCCagtataaaaatgtacaacAAGGACGGCAGGCAGTTTATAGCCGAAGAGGTGCGGGAGGATTTGCTTAAGCGTCTGCTGAGCACAGATACTACTACTTATGGCATCCACATAACCATGAATCTACCCGCAATGGCTGTGGAGTTCCTGGACGCTTTTCGTGGTCTCTACAAGGCAGAGGAACTAAACGAGTTGTCTGAAAACGTTTGCTATCCCACTGTTCATGTTTACTCCTTTGCCAAGGGTGAGAACACCAAGGAGTTGGTTCGCCAACTGGTGGAAAACAATCTGGGAGTGAACCTAGATGAGGAGAACCTCCTCCAAAGCATCAACTTTGTGAGGAATGTGGCTCCCAACAAGGACATGTACAGGGTTTCCTTCAAGTTATCCCTGAAATTACTAACCACTTTAAAAGACAATGAAATCAAGAGAAAGCGtttggcggaggaggaggagcctcTAACCGCCAGTAAAGTGAAATGTGTTTGATATCATAGATACAATAAAGTTGgaacttttgaaaaattaaagcaagtttcttttctttctgcCTACTTTCAGATGGGTCGCAACaaggcaaacaacaaaaaggtGACTCCTGGAGCCGCCAAGCCAAAGACTACGCTAAACAAGTCCAAGAAGGCCAAGAATGTGTTCAAAGTGGGCGATGGTAACAAGGGCAAGGGCAAGAAGCCCAAGGAGGTGCAGGGCAAGCTCAAGCAGGTGAGTGTAGGAATTACAGCTAAAGAGAAATTAAGTTACTTAATTACTTAACTTACAGATCAAGGAATCTGTGAAGGCAAAGCAGGAGAAGGTGGACGCCAGCCTGAAGACTCTGCACAAGGATCTGGTGGTGAAGAAGCCAAAGGCCCCAGTGGCGCCCATCAAGAACAACAAGAAGAAGGGGGCCAATGCCCAGAAAGTCTCCGACACTCTGGGCAAACTTAAGTTCTAAGCGAACTCCGCGATTTACGTTTTACGTATAGTAGATGTAGTTAGTCACCATTGATTGTTGAAGAATTTGGTCTTATCCAAAATATATGATAGCTATAAGAACAGTGATGGGAGATGGGTACTCTTCTAGGTTTCAAAATCTACAACGTACCTCTTCTTgaccttcttctttttttaaaaatttatacttTCATTCCGTTAACAATCGAATAcctgatatatatataattaatcCAAAGAATAGCTAGGCAGTAGAAATAATCGTATATccccaatttattttaaagtatattaTGCATTCTTtgggtatttatttatacctttTATACTACCTATTAggtattatatattttgaatccTAAAATTGGGTAGCTCTCCCATCACTGTTTCAAGGCAACCTAGACAAGCACAGGAGGCAAAACGGCACCTGGGATTACGGTGGGAGCAATTGGAGTTACGGGTGCAAGAGTAGTGCTCTCTGCAGTtccatttacatttaaattccaGCCGAAAAGCTCACGTATAATGCCATCTAACTGAACTGTATTGATTCCCGCCTTCTGAAGTTCAGCCAGCACCTGTGTGGTTTCCACGGAGCTCAACCAGCGTTCGTACATCACTTGTAGACCCTGTAATCTCAGCCAGAACTGGGCAAAGATGCCCTGTTGCAAGACCTTTGCATTGATGTGAGCCCGAATGGCGTAGAGTGGAAAGTAGAGCTGCACTTCGTTGAGGAATCCCTGCCAGCCGAAGACGGTGCCGGACCAGTAGGGAAATTGGTTCAACAGACTGACCTTCAGACGCTGTTCCTCCATTTCGAAGGAACCACCCGAGGCCAGGAGCTGCTGGTCCACCCACTGCAGGAAGATGATGAGCTCCGGCTGCGAAAGTAAACGCCAACGGGCTGTGAAGGCGGCATTGCTGTTGATGATCCGCACAAACGACTGGAACTCGGCATCGTTGATGAGGTAGCGCACCAGTAGTTGATTCAAGGGTTTGTACTGAATCAAGCGCTGGATTTCATCCAGATCCTGGGATAAAGTGGGTGGAGGAGCCAAGGTGGCGGGCGGAGGTTGCACCAAAAGATTATTAGTAGGAGGTACCAGATGAGGAGACCACTGTGCCTGAGATCCTCCAGCCAGAAGGATCAGGAAGAGGCAACCCAGAGCGATGATGGCCATGACTAGGAAGTGAGCGAAAGATGACTACCTAACTAAAGTTAGCAGATGCTTTTTATATCCCccggttttattattatttgtattatctGCTGATAGCGACTACCGGAATTTGGCGCAGCATTTCAGTTAAACGTCATCTGATAAGCTATTTCGATCTGTTTATGGGTTTACCAACTTTCAAATCCCCCACGGAAGTCTGGCGGTTGGTAAACATAGGTatacccaaaaaaagaaaggccTTCTAAATATACGAATTTATAACATGCTAAGCTTTATTCTCAAAGTGAATCACCAACAATCCGGATGGACATGGACCACAAAGAACCGCAAACGAACACTTCATAACATTAGGATTTACATAGCTCCACAGACGTACACACAAAGCAAATGAAAACTGGGGATATATGGGAtttatcttctttttttttggtggggATGATTACCAATTATCCtcgcaaataaataatttcgaaaatgGTATGTGTTAAATAAGCAGAGGTAAGATTAGATATGAGTAATTTTAGTGAATGATTAATGGTTAATTATAAACTTGGCTATTTTACTTGTTTTTCCTGCTCTGGTTTTCAAAGTCGATTAAGGTaggtaatattttcaaaatattttaatgaaataaatgtttttttttcacaatagtaaacaatttaatattcaatatatagaagaaaaattaaaaaaaaattctatccTTAAAAAACTGTGTTTAAGTTTGagtttttcaaactttgactatttcaaaatttcatttatttcgatcgttgtttttaattaatcaaaatttatataaagtaatggatcgataataatatttaaattagtattccacacattaaattacaaaaagaaaaacgattATCAAACATTACccactgttttaaaatatttatagatcaTATTTAGAAAACCGGAGCAGGACTTGCAAGGATTTACGTATACAGATTCCAGTACAATGTACTCGGGGAGGGGCTAGGATACCTTCAACTTTACCTTAAGACGTATAAATAAGTCGtatgtaataaaaactaacTTAACCGATAAACGCATGTGAGTATGAGCAGGGATTCCAGGGACTCCGATCTCCAGAATGGTCTAACTACCATCCCCGATGATCCGGCGACGCAGCCAGCCGGGCACATAGCCCCTCACAGCCTCGCCCAGCTGGCGGTAGATGATCAGTCCCAGGATGGGCAACACCAGGCGGGCATCCTTGAACAAGTACACATAGCAGGCGACCAAGAAGAGCACCAGATCCGTGCAGTAGCTGAGGGCGGAGCGCACCTTCTCGTGGGCCTGCTCCTCCGACTGGAGGATGGCCAGAGCGGCGgccttctgcagcagatccCTGTCGGCGGCGGAGAGGATTAGGGAGGTCTGTGGAGGGCTCTCTATTTCAGGGGGACCTGGTCGGGTCAGGGAGGCATCTCTTGACCTAGTGCTGGAGGGAACCCTCCTCCGGATGACCCTCTTCACCTTCACCAATCTCGTCCTGCCCCTCGCATCCGGACGAGCCTCCACCATCTCGCTCATGACGCTCTCAGTCTCGGATTCGCTCTTGTTTTTCGACTTGGGTGGGGGCACCACCAGCACAGTGGGGTATTCcggctcctcatcctcctcttTCTGGGTTTCCTGCTCTGGAGATTGGTGGAATGCCAGATCACTGGCTGCATCACGAACATGCACGAGTTGTTCTCTTTCCGAGATGGAGAGACGTCGTTCCCTGACGACAGGAGGAGCCAGGAACATATCATCGCCGCCACCGGTGGCCAGTCGCTTCTTCAGCTCCTCCGCATGGCTGAGCACATCCTCCTCATCCGTTTCCGCCGCCGCCTTGGCCGCCGCTCGCTTCAGTTCATCCCGATCCAGGTAGATCGGGGTATGGTATCTATGGGAACTGCCCACTTCCCTTACCAAATCACTGTAATGATCCACTGCCGCATGAGCCTCCTCCTGCATGAGACGCTCCTCCTCCTGGCGacgcagctcctcctcctctttaACCCGCCGCTTGGCCTCCAAATCCGCCGCTATGGCCGCTGCATTGGTCTTCTCCAGAGGATTGGATATCTCCTCGTTGGCCTCGGTGTTCTTCTCCGTGGCGGATCTCTTGTCGCGGGTGAAAAACGACTTGATTCCCTTGGCCAGGTCCATTTTAAGGGTACTCCCCGGATTACTGGTGGTTAGAGTGGGTAAAGAAGAAACTGGAGGACTTGTGGTCACCACCATTTCACTTTCAGTATTTCTGGGCGAAGGACTAACAGACTGCTCGACATGCTCATTGGAGGACCTTTTGAGTATGGGTTTGGGCACAAAATCCGGACTGGGCAGTGGCACTGGACGATTGAGCACCACGGCAGCCTGTTCCGGAGTGGGAGCTCTATATGGAGTGAAGGTTCCAGCGCCCATGGTGCGCGGATGATAGGTCTCCAGATCCCGAGGACTGGGCGATCGAGTTCTGGCCAACAATTCCATCTTGAACTTCTCTATGGAGTCCTGTTCCGAGGAGGCAGTGCTCTCTGTGTAATCCGAACCCAGGTCGTTGCTggactgctgctgcagttgcttcTTTGGCGGATactccacatccacatcctcatCGAAATCCAGATCCATATCTTCGCTATCATCCGCCGTACTTTCAGTCAAATGTTCCTCCTCCACATCCAACTCCTCCGGTTCCTCCTGTTCCTCCTGCTCCCGAAGATCTTTCTTCGGTTCCAAGGGCAACTGTCCAGTGGTGTGGATCCTCGTCAAGTCACTGACATTCTCCCTGGAATCCCACTTCCTCGAAATGGACACCATATCCGCCGACTGCCTACGCAATTCGCTCCTCCTCTCAAAGGACAACCGTTCCGCCTCCGAAATGGAACCCAAACGCTTGCGAAGATTGGCTGGCGTTTGATGGGACACTGGGGCAGCCAGTTTATCCTGCGATGTCTTGCGGGATTTGGAAGCCTGCTCCAGT
It contains:
- the LOC108059860 gene encoding tRNA (guanine(37)-N1)-methyltransferase-like; translated protein: MRPVMELLKKFLLNMERLNPVRVLGEQREVLLHPTKAACWDSLHVVNLKQQRITPNDFYFAELELSYENWSAIEILKSVLPMEGKDRIFYRRVGQILHVHLKDHLLPYKNLIGQVLLDKIRDCRTVVNRIYATDNHEGDFEVEFLCGSPECEIEIKQYGFSFKFDFSKVPKSFCSWEEHGNIVKMLKLGDVLYEVSAGMGQCSVPAARKGCLVLSNESNPEIFRWLQHNAKKNNCPPRLRMFNKDARQFILEDLRENLFKLLLATNTTTYGIHIVMNLPDMAVDLLDAFRGLYKADELTDLPKNVSYPTVHIYCLIEANRTLEKAKQLVEEHFGEILNDCLLQNVIYIGNISQSRDLYRVSIKLSLNSLTTREIGVPRKRCAEEEQVVAIKRII
- the LOC108059952 gene encoding tRNA (guanine(37)-N1)-methyltransferase isoform X1 gives rise to the protein MFMVGKLKVPGLTIITNRLRHYFRNMDAQELQPPSAVRGMQELQREQFRKSVQVPRLRVPESQVQRVMPLVKKFLLKMEHLHPVRAVDHNREILLHPVAIKDWESLPIEDLEKQQVTAENFCLAELELSYENWSANEILKSVLPAEEEGLTSYSRIGHIAHLNLRDHLLPYKQLIGQVLQDKLPNCRTVVNKASSIDNTYRNFQLELICGEAEYQVETKENGVPFEFDFSKVYWNPRLSTEHERIVKILKSGDVLYDVFAGVGPFSVPAAKKRCHVLANDLNPESFRWLQHNAKRNKCLASIKMYNKDGRQFIAEEVREDLLKRLLSTDTTTYGIHITMNLPAMAVEFLDAFRGLYKAEELNELSENVCYPTVHVYSFAKGENTKELVRQLVENNLGVNLDEENLLQSINFVRNVAPNKDMYRVSFKLSLKLLTTLKDNEIKRKRLAEEEEPLTASKQVSFLSAYFQMGRNKANNKKVTPGAAKPKTTLNKSKKAKNVFKVGDGNKGKGKKPKEVQGKLKQIKESVKAKQEKVDASLKTLHKDLVVKKPKAPVAPIKNNKKKGANAQKVSDTLGKLKF
- the LOC108059952 gene encoding tRNA (guanine(37)-N1)-methyltransferase isoform X2 translates to MGRNKANNKKVTPGAAKPKTTLNKSKKAKNVFKVGDGNKGKGKKPKEVQGKLKQIKESVKAKQEKVDASLKTLHKDLVVKKPKAPVAPIKNNKKKGANAQKVSDTLGKLKF
- the LOC108059951 gene encoding protein G12, which encodes MAIIALGCLFLILLAGGSQAQWSPHLVPPTNNLLVQPPPATLAPPPTLSQDLDEIQRLIQYKPLNQLLVRYLINDAEFQSFVRIINSNAAFTARWRLLSQPELIIFLQWVDQQLLASGGSFEMEEQRLKVSLLNQFPYWSGTVFGWQGFLNEVQLYFPLYAIRAHINAKVLQQGIFAQFWLRLQGLQVMYERWLSSVETTQVLAELQKAGINTVQLDGIIRELFGWNLNVNGTAESTTLAPVTPIAPTVIPGAVLPPVLV